Proteins from a genomic interval of Pseudoruegeria sp. SHC-113:
- the hslV gene encoding ATP-dependent protease subunit HslV encodes MADDQFPGWHGTTIIGVRKGGEVVIAGDGQVSLGQTVIKGTARKVRRLSPGGYDVVAGFAGSTADAFTLLERLEAKLEATPGQLARASVELAKDWRTDKYLQKLEAMLIVTDGKDLLVITGAGDVLEPEHDVAAIGSGGNFALAAARGLLAADLDAEATARQAMAIAADICVYTNGNLTVEKISK; translated from the coding sequence ATGGCAGACGATCAATTTCCCGGCTGGCACGGCACCACGATCATCGGCGTGCGCAAAGGCGGCGAGGTGGTGATTGCCGGTGACGGGCAAGTGAGCCTCGGGCAGACGGTGATCAAGGGCACGGCACGCAAGGTGCGCCGCTTGTCGCCCGGGGGCTACGACGTGGTGGCCGGGTTTGCCGGCTCCACCGCCGATGCCTTCACCCTGCTGGAGCGGCTGGAGGCCAAGCTTGAGGCCACACCGGGCCAGCTGGCCCGCGCTTCGGTGGAGCTGGCGAAGGACTGGCGCACCGACAAATACCTGCAGAAGCTGGAGGCCATGCTGATCGTGACCGACGGCAAGGATCTGCTGGTGATCACCGGCGCGGGCGACGTGCTGGAGCCCGAGCATGACGTGGCCGCCATCGGCTCGGGCGGCAATTTCGCCCTGGCCGCCGCGCGCGGGCTTCTGGCGGCGGATCTGGATGCCGAGGCCACCGCCCGGCAGGCCATGGCCATCGCCGCCGACATCTGTGTGTATACCAATGGCAATCTGACCGTGGAGAAGATCTCCAAATGA
- the addA gene encoding double-strand break repair helicase AddA: MSPRDDATERQVIAADPLASTWLSANAGSGKTRVLTDRVARLLLTGLEPQHILCLTYTKAAASEMQNRLFRRLGGWAMKPDDALRAELRDLGEEGTIDAEHLRTARRLFARAIETPGGLKIQTIHSFCASLLRRFPLEARVSPQFTEMDDRAALLLREQIVEEMADGPLQGLIDGMAAHHTGEDFAALTAEVCRLAADFGAAPTMDAVLAGFGLPPRFDEQAAIALAFDGSEPALFGELLPMLRGQSATYQKLAAALATINVKEPGPADFDALCDAFLYKSGDRKDRAKVGGVPQSNHKAAREALEPILPELDAFMERIEAARFAQYSLYTARKTFALHQFAAAFLPEYERRKQARGWLDFDDLILKARQLLTDPAVAQWVLFRLDGGIDHILVDEAQDTSPTQWAVIESLAQEFTAGTGAREDVERTIFVVGDKKQSIYSFQGADPGAFDRMRDHFAARLAPSGRGLQALQLEYSFRSSPAVLQLVDKIFEGPLAANLGDISRHIAFNRDLPGRCDLWPLVEKTEKEEPGDWFDPVDKPSEDHHSVRLARMIAGEIKRMIDSREPLPQSASEARAVQPGDFLILVQRRSALFHEIIRACKEQGLEIAGADRLKVGGELAVKDIIALLAFLALPEDDLSLAAALRSPLFGWSEQQLYTLAQGRGARRLWQALREARDQHTDTLAVLDDLRREADFLRPFELIERLLTRHQGRYRLLSRLGEEAEDGIDALLDQALSYENSEVPSLTGFLAWLQSEEVEIKRQLDSGGGKIRVMTVHGSKGLEAPIVILPDTGQRPIRLRDDIYRSEDGLPMWKVGGIAQPAPMEAAMEAEKAVQYAERMRLLYVAATRAEKWLITCACGDLGKSGDTWFDLIEAGLKAAGAVEQDFFGAPGLRLETGAWPQTASDGAGAQDAPLPDLPEWAAQRAQPRPSAQTPVLTPSDLGGAKALAGVLEDWDEEAALQRGTAIHLLLEHLPDHPESLWPEMAQRLFQAAELPTGDMADMLAEAAGVIKAPHLAMLFDADTLAEVDLTAPVAALGGQRIQGTVDRLIVTPERVTVVDFKTNQLVPKEESEVPEGLLRQMGAYVAALEAIFPGREIAPAILWTRDATLMPLSHEAVMAALGRTATS, from the coding sequence ATGAGTCCGCGCGATGACGCCACAGAGCGGCAGGTGATCGCCGCCGATCCGCTGGCCTCCACCTGGCTTTCCGCCAACGCCGGCTCCGGCAAGACGCGGGTGCTCACCGATCGCGTGGCCCGGCTGCTGCTCACCGGGTTGGAGCCGCAGCACATCCTTTGCCTGACCTACACCAAGGCCGCCGCCAGCGAGATGCAGAACCGCCTGTTCCGTCGCCTTGGCGGCTGGGCCATGAAACCCGATGACGCCCTGCGCGCCGAATTGCGCGATCTGGGCGAGGAGGGCACGATCGATGCCGAACATCTACGCACCGCGCGCAGGCTCTTTGCACGCGCCATCGAAACGCCGGGCGGGCTGAAGATCCAGACGATCCACTCCTTCTGCGCCTCGCTTTTGCGCCGCTTCCCGCTGGAAGCCCGCGTCTCGCCGCAGTTTACCGAAATGGACGACCGCGCCGCGCTGCTCTTGCGTGAGCAGATCGTGGAAGAAATGGCCGATGGCCCGCTGCAGGGGCTGATTGATGGCATGGCCGCCCATCACACCGGTGAGGATTTCGCCGCGCTCACGGCAGAAGTCTGCCGCCTCGCCGCCGATTTCGGCGCGGCCCCAACGATGGATGCGGTTCTGGCAGGCTTCGGCTTGCCGCCGAGGTTCGATGAGCAGGCTGCCATCGCGCTGGCTTTCGATGGCAGCGAACCCGCGCTGTTCGGTGAGCTTCTGCCGATGCTGCGTGGCCAGTCGGCCACCTATCAGAAGCTCGCCGCTGCGCTGGCGACGATCAATGTGAAGGAGCCGGGGCCCGCAGACTTCGACGCGCTGTGCGATGCCTTTCTCTACAAGAGTGGCGACCGCAAAGATCGGGCCAAGGTGGGGGGCGTGCCGCAATCCAACCACAAGGCCGCGCGCGAGGCGTTGGAGCCGATCCTGCCCGAGCTCGACGCTTTCATGGAGCGCATCGAGGCGGCGCGATTTGCGCAATACAGTCTCTATACCGCCCGAAAAACCTTTGCTCTGCACCAGTTCGCCGCCGCCTTCCTGCCGGAGTACGAGCGGCGCAAGCAGGCGCGGGGCTGGCTTGATTTCGACGATCTGATCCTGAAGGCCCGCCAGCTGCTCACCGATCCCGCCGTGGCGCAATGGGTGCTGTTTCGGCTTGATGGCGGCATCGACCATATCCTCGTGGACGAAGCGCAGGACACCTCGCCAACGCAATGGGCGGTGATCGAAAGCCTTGCGCAGGAGTTCACGGCGGGCACCGGCGCGCGCGAGGATGTGGAGCGCACGATTTTCGTGGTCGGCGACAAGAAACAATCGATCTACTCCTTTCAAGGAGCCGATCCCGGCGCGTTTGACCGGATGCGCGATCACTTTGCTGCCCGCCTTGCGCCCTCGGGGCGGGGCTTGCAGGCCTTGCAGCTGGAATACTCCTTCCGCTCCAGCCCCGCCGTGCTGCAGCTGGTGGACAAGATTTTCGAAGGCCCGCTAGCCGCTAACCTTGGCGACATTTCCCGCCACATCGCCTTCAACCGCGATCTGCCGGGGCGCTGCGATCTCTGGCCGCTCGTGGAAAAAACTGAAAAGGAAGAGCCGGGCGACTGGTTTGATCCCGTGGACAAGCCCAGCGAGGATCACCATTCGGTGCGGCTGGCGCGGATGATCGCGGGCGAGATCAAGCGCATGATCGACAGCCGCGAACCGCTGCCCCAAAGCGCCAGCGAGGCGCGCGCGGTGCAGCCCGGCGATTTCCTGATCCTCGTGCAGCGCCGCTCGGCCCTGTTCCACGAGATCATCCGCGCCTGCAAGGAGCAGGGGCTGGAAATAGCGGGCGCGGACCGGCTGAAAGTGGGCGGCGAACTGGCGGTTAAGGACATCATCGCGCTGCTGGCCTTCCTGGCCCTGCCGGAGGACGATCTTTCCCTCGCCGCCGCGCTGCGCTCGCCGCTCTTTGGCTGGAGCGAGCAGCAGCTTTACACGCTGGCACAGGGGCGGGGCGCGCGCAGGCTCTGGCAGGCCCTGCGCGAGGCGCGCGATCAGCACACCGATACGCTTGCGGTGCTGGACGATCTGCGGCGCGAGGCCGATTTCCTGCGGCCTTTCGAACTGATCGAGCGGCTCCTGACCCGCCATCAGGGGCGCTACCGGCTGCTTTCCCGCCTTGGCGAGGAGGCCGAAGACGGCATCGATGCCCTGTTGGATCAGGCGCTGTCTTATGAAAACAGCGAGGTGCCGAGCCTCACCGGCTTCCTTGCCTGGCTGCAAAGCGAAGAGGTGGAGATCAAGCGCCAGCTCGACAGCGGCGGTGGCAAGATCCGGGTGATGACGGTGCATGGCTCCAAGGGGCTGGAAGCGCCGATCGTGATCCTGCCCGACACCGGCCAGCGCCCGATCAGGCTTCGGGACGACATCTATCGCTCGGAAGACGGTCTGCCGATGTGGAAGGTCGGCGGCATCGCCCAGCCCGCGCCGATGGAGGCCGCGATGGAGGCCGAGAAAGCGGTGCAGTATGCCGAACGGATGCGGCTTTTGTACGTGGCCGCAACGCGGGCGGAGAAATGGCTGATCACCTGCGCCTGCGGCGATCTGGGGAAATCCGGGGACACGTGGTTTGACCTGATCGAAGCGGGGCTGAAAGCGGCCGGCGCCGTGGAGCAGGACTTTTTCGGCGCGCCGGGGCTTCGGCTGGAAACCGGCGCATGGCCGCAAACGGCGAGCGACGGGGCAGGGGCACAGGATGCGCCTTTGCCCGATCTTCCCGAATGGGCGGCGCAACGCGCACAACCGCGCCCATCCGCGCAAACACCCGTGCTCACGCCGTCCGATCTTGGCGGCGCGAAGGCGTTGGCGGGGGTGCTGGAGGATTGGGACGAAGAGGCAGCCCTGCAGCGCGGCACGGCGATTCACCTCTTGCTCGAACATCTGCCCGACCACCCCGAATCCCTCTGGCCGGAAATGGCGCAGCGCCTGTTTCAGGCCGCCGAGCTGCCCACGGGCGACATGGCCGATATGCTCGCCGAGGCGGCGGGCGTGATCAAAGCGCCGCATCTGGCGATGCTTTTTGACGCGGACACGCTGGCGGAAGTAGATTTGACGGCCCCGGTGGCGGCGCTTGGCGGGCAGCGGATTCAAGGCACGGTGGACAGGCTGATCGTGACGCCCGAGCGGGTGACGGTGGTGGATTTCAAGACGAACCAACTGGTGCCAAAGGAGGAATCCGAGGTGCCCGAAGGGCTGTTGCGCCAGATGGGGGCCTATGTGGCGGCTTTGGAGGCGATCTTTCCGGGGCGCGAGATTGCCCCTGCGATCCTTTGGACGCGCGACGCCACGCTGATGCCGCTCTCACACGAGGCCGTGATGGCTGCCCTCGGGCGCACCGCTACATCTTGA
- the addB gene encoding double-strand break repair protein AddB, with the protein MADTTLFGVPPGADFPKALRDGVIARYGAAGPEALARVQIFVNTGRMQRRLRSLFAEGGALLLPRIRLIQDLGKGLTDAPLPPAISPLRRRLELAQLIARLIEGAPDLAPTASAYDLADSLATLLDEMHGEGVTPEEIAQLDVTDQSGHWARALEFIRIVQAFVADEDAPDAEARQRMVVERLAAQWAEAPPPDPILIAGSTGSRGATHLLMEAVARLPQGAVILPGFDFDLPEPVWESLSDAMKSEDHPQFRYGKLLKTLGLSPSAVGEWAKAPAPCPPRNTLLSLALRPAPVTDQWMSEGAHLEGIAEATAQITYLKAPSARAEALAIALRMRQAVDTGETLALITPDRMLTRQVTAALDRWQVTVDDSAGFPLHLSAPGRFLRLVARLYGQRLTIEALLTLLKHPITHSAGDRGTHLLRTRELELSLRRNGPAFPDAASLRKWATKQAEKDEGAPVWAEWLIAALPFEDVPVTRPLADWAALHIACAEALAAGPTGGESELWREAAGRKARAVVDALTADAGFGGDMAPHEYSELFRALLAKSDVRAPDEDFPNLMILGTQEARVQAADVVILGGLNDGIWPPTPAPDPWLNRKMRHDAGLLLPERRIGLSAHDFQMAAGAKEIWLSRAARDSEAETVPSRWLNRLVNLLSGLEAQGGAEALAGMEARGDHWLALAAKLEQPGQVQAAKRPSPRPPVAARPVQYSVTQIKTLIRDPYAIYARGVLGLKPVDPLHPSPDAPLRGTVLHSVLERFIAEDDLSDGAEARLIATASAVLEEEVPWPTARRLWLAKLARVADWFVTSERARRETAAPIGVEKSGKALIGSTGVTLTARLDRVDSSDAGTLRLYDYKTGAPPSKKQQAAFDKQLLLEAAMIEHGAFPEIHVGTVDYAAYIGLGASPKEEPAPLDEISPARTWAELDELIRAYLSPNQGFTARRAPALLTYAGDYDHLSRYGEWEDSDAPTPEDLA; encoded by the coding sequence ATGGCTGACACCACGCTCTTCGGCGTGCCCCCCGGCGCGGATTTCCCGAAGGCCCTGCGTGATGGGGTGATCGCGCGCTATGGCGCTGCCGGCCCGGAAGCGCTTGCGCGGGTGCAGATCTTCGTCAACACGGGCCGGATGCAACGCCGCCTGCGCAGCCTCTTTGCCGAGGGCGGCGCGCTGTTGCTGCCGCGCATCCGCCTGATTCAGGATCTGGGCAAAGGGCTCACGGATGCCCCGCTGCCCCCCGCCATCTCTCCCCTGCGGCGGCGGCTGGAACTGGCGCAACTGATCGCGCGCCTGATCGAGGGCGCACCCGATCTCGCCCCGACGGCGAGCGCCTATGACCTTGCCGACAGCCTCGCCACGCTTTTGGACGAGATGCACGGCGAAGGCGTGACACCGGAGGAGATCGCGCAGCTCGACGTGACGGATCAATCCGGCCACTGGGCCCGCGCGCTGGAGTTCATCCGCATCGTGCAGGCCTTCGTCGCCGATGAGGACGCGCCCGACGCCGAGGCCCGACAACGTATGGTGGTGGAGCGGCTCGCCGCCCAATGGGCCGAGGCCCCGCCGCCGGATCCCATCCTGATCGCTGGCTCCACCGGCTCGCGCGGGGCCACCCACCTGCTGATGGAGGCCGTTGCCCGTCTGCCCCAAGGGGCCGTGATCCTGCCGGGCTTCGATTTCGATCTGCCAGAGCCTGTCTGGGAAAGCCTGTCGGATGCGATGAAAAGCGAGGATCACCCGCAGTTCCGCTATGGCAAGCTACTGAAAACGCTTGGCCTTTCGCCCAGCGCCGTGGGTGAGTGGGCCAAAGCCCCTGCCCCGTGCCCGCCGCGCAACACGCTGCTGTCGCTCGCCCTGCGCCCCGCGCCCGTCACCGATCAATGGATGAGCGAAGGCGCGCATCTGGAGGGTATCGCGGAGGCGACGGCGCAGATCACCTACCTGAAAGCCCCATCTGCCCGCGCCGAGGCACTCGCCATCGCGCTGCGCATGCGGCAGGCGGTGGACACCGGCGAAACGCTGGCGCTGATCACGCCCGACCGTATGCTCACGCGGCAGGTGACAGCCGCGCTGGACCGCTGGCAGGTCACCGTGGACGACAGCGCCGGCTTCCCGCTGCATCTGTCTGCTCCGGGCCGCTTCCTGCGGCTGGTGGCGCGGCTTTACGGCCAGCGGCTCACCATCGAGGCGCTGCTGACCCTGCTCAAACACCCGATCACCCATTCCGCCGGGGATCGCGGCACGCATTTGCTGCGCACGCGGGAGCTTGAGCTTTCGCTGCGCCGCAACGGCCCCGCCTTTCCCGATGCAGCATCTTTGCGCAAATGGGCGACCAAGCAGGCCGAAAAGGACGAAGGTGCGCCTGTGTGGGCCGAGTGGTTGATCGCCGCCCTGCCCTTCGAGGACGTGCCCGTCACCCGCCCCCTCGCCGACTGGGCCGCGCTGCACATCGCCTGCGCCGAGGCCTTGGCCGCTGGTCCTACGGGCGGCGAAAGCGAGCTCTGGCGTGAGGCGGCTGGCCGCAAGGCGCGCGCCGTGGTGGATGCGCTCACCGCCGACGCCGGGTTCGGCGGCGACATGGCCCCGCATGAATACAGCGAGCTGTTCCGCGCGCTGCTGGCCAAGAGCGACGTGCGCGCACCGGACGAGGATTTCCCCAACCTGATGATCCTCGGCACGCAGGAGGCCCGCGTGCAGGCCGCCGATGTGGTGATTCTGGGCGGGCTCAACGATGGCATCTGGCCGCCCACCCCTGCGCCGGATCCCTGGCTGAACCGCAAGATGCGCCATGACGCGGGCCTGCTTCTGCCCGAGCGCCGCATCGGGCTTTCGGCCCATGACTTCCAGATGGCAGCGGGCGCGAAAGAGATCTGGCTCAGCCGCGCAGCGCGGGATTCGGAGGCCGAAACCGTGCCCTCGCGCTGGCTGAACCGGCTGGTGAACCTGCTCTCGGGCCTTGAGGCTCAGGGCGGCGCGGAAGCCTTGGCCGGTATGGAAGCGCGCGGCGATCACTGGCTGGCGCTTGCAGCCAAGCTGGAACAGCCCGGCCAGGTGCAAGCCGCCAAGCGCCCCTCACCGCGCCCGCCTGTTGCCGCCCGTCCGGTGCAATATTCCGTCACCCAGATCAAAACCCTGATCCGCGATCCTTACGCGATCTACGCGCGCGGCGTGTTGGGGCTGAAGCCTGTCGACCCGTTGCATCCCTCGCCCGATGCGCCCTTGCGCGGCACTGTGCTGCACAGCGTGCTGGAGCGGTTCATCGCCGAAGATGATCTTTCGGATGGTGCGGAAGCGCGGCTCATCGCCACCGCCAGCGCCGTGCTTGAGGAAGAGGTCCCCTGGCCCACCGCCCGCCGCCTCTGGCTGGCCAAGCTCGCACGCGTGGCCGACTGGTTCGTCACGTCAGAACGTGCGCGCCGCGAAACGGCCGCGCCCATCGGGGTCGAGAAATCGGGCAAGGCGCTGATCGGCAGCACCGGTGTCACCCTCACCGCGCGGCTGGACCGGGTGGACAGCAGCGACGCCGGAACGCTCCGGCTTTATGATTACAAAACCGGCGCGCCGCCGTCCAAGAAACAGCAGGCCGCTTTCGACAAGCAACTGCTTCTGGAGGCCGCGATGATCGAACACGGGGCCTTCCCAGAGATCCACGTGGGCACGGTGGATTACGCCGCCTACATCGGCCTTGGCGCGAGCCCGAAGGAAGAGCCCGCGCCGTTGGACGAGATCTCCCCGGCGCGCACATGGGCGGAGCTGGACGAGCTCATCAGAGCCTATCTTAGCCCAAATCAGGGTTTCACGGCCCGCCGCGCCCCGGCGCTTCTCACCTATGCCGGCGATTACGATCACCTCTCCCGCTATGGGGAATGGGAGGATTCCGACGCGCCCACACCGGAGGATCTGGCATGA
- the trxA gene encoding thioredoxin, with protein sequence MATVAVTDDTFDAEVRNSSIPVVVDFWAEWCGPCKQIGPALEELSAEYDGKVKIVKVNVDENPNSPAQMGVRGIPALFMFKDGQVISNKVGAAPKAALQSWIEEAI encoded by the coding sequence ATGGCGACCGTAGCAGTCACCGACGACACGTTCGACGCCGAAGTCCGCAATTCCAGCATCCCCGTTGTGGTGGATTTCTGGGCCGAATGGTGCGGCCCGTGCAAACAGATCGGCCCGGCTCTGGAAGAGCTCTCCGCCGAATACGACGGCAAGGTGAAGATCGTCAAAGTGAACGTAGACGAGAACCCGAACTCCCCGGCCCAGATGGGTGTACGCGGCATCCCGGCGCTGTTCATGTTCAAGGACGGTCAGGTGATCTCCAACAAGGTGGGCGCTGCTCCGAAAGCGGCCCTGCAAAGCTGGATCGAAGAAGCGATCTGA
- a CDS encoding nucleotidyltransferase family protein, with protein sequence MPDALMLFAAGFGTRMGALTADKPKPLIEVAGRPLIDHALALRDAHGPLRTVANLHYRPDQLRAQLAGRDVLFSEEQPDILETGGGLRAALPLLGEGPVFTMNTDAAWTGANPLSQLATAWDPARMDALLLLVAPQDARGHTGKGDFLMDPEGRLSRGPGLIYSGVQILKPDLLPTIPEAAFSLNRLWDVMQAKRRLFGLRHQGGWCDVGRPDCIPLAEAMLAEAAHG encoded by the coding sequence ATGCCCGACGCCCTGATGCTGTTCGCCGCCGGGTTCGGCACCCGCATGGGTGCGCTGACCGCCGACAAGCCGAAACCGCTGATCGAGGTTGCAGGTCGTCCGCTGATCGATCACGCATTGGCCTTGCGCGATGCTCATGGCCCGCTGCGTACGGTGGCCAACCTGCATTATCGCCCCGATCAACTGCGCGCCCAACTTGCCGGGCGCGATGTGCTGTTCTCCGAGGAGCAGCCTGACATTCTCGAAACCGGCGGCGGCCTGCGCGCCGCTCTGCCCTTGCTCGGCGAAGGCCCGGTATTCACGATGAACACCGACGCCGCCTGGACGGGCGCAAACCCGCTCAGCCAGCTCGCCACCGCATGGGATCCGGCGCGGATGGACGCGCTGCTGCTGCTCGTCGCGCCACAGGATGCGCGTGGCCACACGGGCAAGGGCGATTTCCTGATGGATCCCGAAGGCCGCCTGAGCCGTGGCCCCGGCCTGATCTATTCCGGCGTGCAGATCCTCAAGCCCGATCTGCTACCGACCATCCCGGAAGCCGCCTTTTCCCTCAACCGCCTGTGGGACGTGATGCAGGCCAAACGCCGCCTCTTCGGCCTGCGCCATCAAGGCGGTTGGTGCGATGTGGGCCGGCCAGACTGTATCCCGCTTGCCGAAGCAATGCTCGCGGAGGCCGCCCATGGCTGA